In Etheostoma spectabile isolate EspeVRDwgs_2016 chromosome 20, UIUC_Espe_1.0, whole genome shotgun sequence, the following are encoded in one genomic region:
- the pals1a gene encoding protein PALS1, whose amino-acid sequence MTTSHLNGHLAGEGGGGGGDEDLRGGQQHREMAVDCPGELGSRTLPLRRSAQLERIRQHQEDLRRRREEEGRQLDLNTSLRLRKLSQHPHIGIDNPTFLQDSYTSEQPALSNQHTHALLELEELLLSLKQVRGCLSDQQSQNDIELVLALLNKSDFQSALKIHNAVATSMHRPSPPYPHTQQALQLAMEARNLIQSSQNKEGLELHSLLSDTHIQSLLLAHDSIAEMEMQPEPLPAQGETMTQWGGETVKMVRIEKAQDIPLGATVRNEMESVVISRIVRGGAAERSGLLSEGDEILEINGIEIRGKDVNQVFDILADMHGLLTFVLIPSTQSKPPPVKESVIHVKAHFDYDPSDDPYVPCRELGLSFQKGDILHIISQSDPNWWQAYRDGDEDNQPLAGLVPGKSFQQQREAMKQTIEEDKEPEKSGKLWCAKKNKRKRKKLLYNTHRNDDIDNEEILTYEEMALYHQPANRKRPIALIGPTGCGQVELRQRLLNSQPERFAGAVPHTTRSRRDGELSGRDYHFVSRQTFEAELAAGKLIESGDFEKNLYGTSSDSVRQVINTGKICVLCLHTQALKVLRSSDLKPYIIFIAPPSQERLRALLAKDNKNPKPEELRDIIEKAREMEQSCGHLFDAVIVNLDQDKAYNELLRLINKLDTEPQWVPCSWLR is encoded by the exons ATGACAACCTCCCATCTTAACGGCCATCTTGctggggagggaggaggaggaggaggagatgaagaCTTAAGGGGAGGACAACAGCACCGGGAAATGGCTGTCGACTGTCCCGGAGAGCTGGGAAGTCGAACGCTACCGCTCCGACGTTCTGCGCAGCTGGAGAGGATACGACAGCACCAG GAGGATCTTCGTCGGCGTAGAGAGGAGGAGGGTCGGCAGTTGGACCTGAACACCTCGCTCAGACTCAGGAAGCTTTCCCAGCATCCCCACATCGGCATCGACAACCCCACATTCCTGCAAGACTCATACACATCCGAGCAGCCAGCACTCAGCAaccagcacacacatgcactgctgG agtTGGAGGAGTTGCTGCTGTCACTGAAGCAGGTCCGAGGCTGCCTGTCCGACCAGCAGAGTCAGAATGACATAGAGCTGGTTCTTGCACTACTAAACAAG TCTGACTTCCAATCAGCGCTGAAGATCCATAATGCAGTGGCGACCAGCATGCACAGACCCTCTCCTCcgtacccacacacacaacaagcacttcAGTTGGCCATGGAG GCCAGGAATCTTATCCAGTCAAGTCAGAACAAAGAGGGACTCGAACTCCACAGCCtgctgtcagacacacacatccag tCATTACTCCTGGCCCATGACAGCATAGCAGAGATGGAAATGCAGCCTGAGCCGCTGCCCGCCCAAGGAGAAACAATGACCCAGTGGGGAGGAGAGACCGTCAAGATGGTTCGCATAGAGAAAGCCCAAGACATACCACTG GGGGCAACTGTTCGTAATGAAATGGAAAGTGTAGTGATCAGTCGCATTGTTCGAGGCGGAGCAGCTGAACGGAGTGGACTTTTATCAGAAGGAGATGAAATACTGGAGATAAATGGCATAGAGATCCGAGGAAAAGATGTCAACCAAGTCTTTGATATTCTT gcggACATGCACGGCCTCCTGACCTTTGTGCTTATTCCCAGCACTCAGAGCAAACCGCCTCCTGTCAAAGAGTCCGTG ATCCATGTGAAGGCACATTTCGACTATGACCCGTCAGATGACCCCTATGTGCCGTGCAGAGAGCTGGGCTTGTCTTTCCAGAAAGGAGATATTCTCCACATTATCAGCCAGTCAGACCCCAACTGGTGGCAGGCTTACAGGGACGGCGATGAGGATAACCAGCCACTTGCAGGACTGGTACCAG GGAAGAGTTTCCAGCAGCAGAGAGAAGCCATGAAACAGACCATAGAAGAAGACAAGGAGCCGGAGAAGTCGG GGAAGCTGTGGTGTGCAAAGAAGaacaagaggaagagaaagaagctGCTGTACAACACTCACAGGAATGATG ATATTGATAACGAGGAGATTCTGACCTATGAGGAGATGGCACTGTACCACCAGCCGGCTAATAGGAAGCGGCCGATTGCACTGATTGGTCCGACCGGCTGCGGGCAAGTAGAGCTTCGACAGAGACTTCTCAAcagtcaaccagaacggttcgCTGGAGCTGTGCCCC acACCACACGGAGCCGTCGAGATGGCGAGCTTAGTGGTCGAGATTACCACTTTGTGTCTCGTCAGACCTTTGaggcagaactggcagcag GAAAGCTGATTGAGTCTGGCGATTTTGAGAAGAACCTGTACGGGACAAGTTCAGACTCCGTGAGACAGGTCATCAACACTGGAAAAATCTGTGtgctctgtctgcacacacag GCTTTAAAGGTGCTGAGGAGTTCAGACTTAAAGCCTTACATCATCTTCATAGCTCCGCCCTCCCAGGAAAGACTCCGAGCCCTATTGgctaaagacaacaaaaacccCAAG CCCGAGGAGCTGCGGGACATCATTGAGAAAGCCCGGGAGATGGAGCAGAGCTGCGGTCACCTGTTTGACGCTGTCATCGTCAACCTGGACCAGGACAAAGCTTACAACGAGCTGCTACGACTCATTAACAAACTGGACACTGAACCCCAGTGGGTGCCCTGCTCTTGGCTGcgctga